A genomic window from Slackia heliotrinireducens DSM 20476 includes:
- a CDS encoding KamA family radical SAM protein — translation MANATVRKNDGWQGILAESCSDIQQLRDFLQLSDADSTMLESIQENYPLLVNPYYLSLVNPNDPDDPVRRMCIPAAEELDFSGLADTSGESKSTVLPGLQHKYAETALVLSTNQCAMYCRHCFRRRLVGRDADETVRNIDAVADYIRDHEEITNVLISGGDALMNSNETLFRYLEALAPIPHLKTIRLGTRIPVVLPQRITDDPGLIDLLSGFNHIVQLHVVTQFNHPNEITPESRDAIRILLELGIPVRNQTVLLKGVNDTPETLARLMDDLVGIGIVPYYVFQCRPTVGVKNRFQVPILTGCNIVAQARAQLSGLAKSFRYIMSHDAGKIELLGPLGAQGAAADAQDAGSSGASAERTPVLVRFHQARNRKLLNNVFPVDVAPDDCWFVDPQAQAESPAYELTRV, via the coding sequence ATGGCAAACGCAACCGTAAGGAAAAACGACGGATGGCAGGGCATTTTGGCCGAGTCCTGCAGCGACATTCAGCAGCTGCGCGACTTCCTGCAGCTTTCGGACGCGGATTCCACGATGCTGGAGTCCATTCAGGAGAACTACCCCTTGCTGGTCAACCCGTACTACCTGTCGTTGGTGAACCCTAACGACCCGGACGACCCCGTCAGGCGCATGTGCATCCCTGCGGCCGAGGAGCTGGATTTCTCCGGGCTGGCGGACACGAGCGGCGAATCCAAGAGCACCGTTTTGCCTGGTCTGCAGCACAAATATGCCGAGACTGCGCTGGTTCTTTCCACCAACCAGTGCGCCATGTACTGTCGGCATTGTTTCCGCAGGCGGCTTGTAGGGCGCGACGCCGACGAGACGGTGCGAAACATCGACGCCGTGGCCGACTACATCCGCGACCACGAGGAGATCACGAACGTCCTGATCAGCGGCGGCGACGCCCTCATGAACAGCAACGAGACGCTGTTCCGCTATCTTGAGGCGCTCGCCCCCATCCCGCATCTTAAAACCATCCGCCTGGGCACGCGCATTCCCGTGGTTCTGCCGCAGCGCATCACGGACGACCCCGGGCTTATCGACCTGCTTTCCGGCTTCAACCATATAGTGCAGCTGCATGTGGTGACGCAGTTCAACCACCCCAACGAGATTACGCCCGAGTCGCGCGACGCTATTCGCATACTGCTTGAACTGGGCATTCCTGTGCGCAACCAAACCGTGCTCCTGAAGGGCGTGAACGACACCCCCGAGACGCTTGCACGCCTGATGGACGACCTAGTCGGAATCGGCATTGTGCCGTATTACGTGTTCCAGTGCCGGCCCACCGTGGGCGTCAAGAACCGCTTCCAGGTGCCCATTCTTACGGGCTGCAACATTGTTGCGCAGGCGCGCGCCCAGCTGAGCGGCCTGGCCAAGAGCTTCCGCTACATCATGTCCCACGACGCCGGCAAGATCGAGCTGCTGGGGCCTTTGGGTGCACAAGGCGCGGCGGCCGATGCGCAGGATGCTGGTTCGAGCGGTGCTTCCGCCGAGCGCACGCCTGTGCTGGTCAGGTTCCACCAGGCGCGCAACCGTAAGCTGCTCAACAACGTTTTCCCTGTTGATGTTGCGCCCGATGATTGCTGGTTCGTCGACCCGCAGGCACAAGCCGAGTCGCCTGCATACGAGCTGACAAGGGTCTAG